In Populus nigra chromosome 10, ddPopNigr1.1, whole genome shotgun sequence, the following proteins share a genomic window:
- the LOC133705876 gene encoding early light-induced protein 1, chloroplastic-like: protein MATSTVMQTVLATPVPSGLVKNRSRVSNLFSATYVPRLRGTASKRVQCSKLDDQIKKLAEPSSTPKPKGSTKFLDLLAFSGPAPERINGRLAMIGFVAAMAVELSKGQDLSYQISNGGVSWFLGTSILLSVASLIPLFKGVSAESKSDGVMTSDAEMWNGRFAMLGLVALACTEYVSGGTLL from the exons ATGGCCACATCAACAGTCATGCAGACCGTCCTTGCAACTCCAGTACCTAGTGGTCTGGTGAAAAACCGGTCTCGAGTGAGCAACTTGTTTTCCGCCACGTATGTGCCACGACTACGTGGCACTGCTAGCAAACGGGTGCAGTGCTCCAAGCTG GATGACCAGATCAAGAAGTTAGCAGAGCCAAGTTCTACTCCCAAGCCAAAG GGCAGCACAAAATTCCTTGATTTGCTCGCATTTAGCGGACCCGCACCAGAGAGGATCAATGGCAGGCTTGCCATGATAGGCTTTGTCGCTGCAATGGCAGTGGAACTGTCCAAGGGTCAGGACCTTTCTTATCAGATATCTAACGGTGGAGTCTCGTGGTTTCTCGGAACAAGTATTCTGCTCTCTGTCGCGTCTTTGATCCCACTGTTCAAAGGGGTCAGCGCGGAATCCAAGTCCGATGGCGTCATGACATCCGATGCTGAGATGTGGAACGGTAGATTTGCCATGTTGGGTTTGGTTGCGTTGGCCTGCACCGAGTATGTCTCGGGTGGAACCCTTCTGTAG
- the LOC133704352 gene encoding early light-induced protein 1, chloroplastic-like codes for MATSTVMQTVLASPVASSLVKNRSRVSNLFSATYVPRLHGSASKRVQCKAELDERNMSAEPSLPPKPKVSTKFSDVLAFSGPAPERINGRLAMIGFVAAMAVELSKGQDLFSQISNGGVSWFVGTSILLSVASLIPLFKGVSAESKSEGVMTSDAEMWNGRFAMLGLVALACTEYVSGGTLL; via the exons ATGGCCACATCAACAGTCATGCAGACCGTCCTTGCATCTCCAGTAGCCAGTAGTCTGGTGAAAAACCGGTCTCGAGTTAGCAACTTGTTTTCTGCTACGTATGTGCCACGACTACATGGCAGTGCTAGCAAACGGGTGCAGTGCAAGGCCGAGCTG GATGAGCGGAATATGTCAGCAGAGCCAAGCCTTCCTCCTAAGCCAAAG GTCAGCACAAAATTCTCCGATGTGTTGGCATTTAGCGGACCCGCACCAGAGAGGATCAATGGCAGGCTTGCTATGATAGGCTTTGTCGCTGCAATGGCAGTGGAACTGTCCAAGGGCCAAGACCTTTTTTCTCAGATATCTAACGGTGGAGTCTCGTGGTTCGTGGGAACAAGTATTCTGCTCTCTGTCGCGTCTTTGATCCCACTGTTCAAAGGGGTCAGCGCGGAATCCAAGTCAGAGGGCGTCATGACATCCGATGCCGAGATGTGGAACGGTAGATTTGCCATGTTGGGTTTGGTTGCGTTGGCCTGCACAGAGTATGTCTCGGGTGGAACCCTTCTCTAG
- the LOC133704845 gene encoding early light-induced protein 1, chloroplastic-like, translating to MATSTVMQTVLATPVPSGLVKNRSRVSNLFSATYVPRLRGTASKRVQCSKLDDQIKKLAEPSSTPKPKGSTKFLDLFAFSGPAPERINGRLAMIGFVAAMAVELSKGQDLSYQISNGGVSWFLGTSILLSVASLIPLFKGVSAESKSDGVMTSDAEMWNGRFAMLGLVALACTEYVSGGTLL from the exons ATGGCCACATCAACAGTCATGCAGACCGTCCTTGCAACTCCAGTACCTAGTGGTCTGGTGAAAAACCGGTCTCGAGTGAGCAACTTGTTTTCCGCCACGTATGTGCCACGACTACGTGGCACTGCTAGCAAACGGGTGCAGTGCTCCAAGCTG GATGACCAGATCAAGAAGTTAGCAGAGCCAAGTTCTACTCCCAAGCCAAAG GGCAGCACAAAATTCCTTGATTTGTTCGCATTTAGCGGACCCGCACCAGAGAGGATCAATGGCAGGCTTGCCATGATAGGCTTTGTCGCTGCAATGGCAGTGGAACTGTCCAAGGGTCAGGACCTTTCTTATCAGATATCTAACGGTGGAGTCTCGTGGTTTCTCGGAACAAGTATTCTGCTCTCTGTCGCGTCTTTGATCCCACTGTTCAAAGGGGTCAGCGCGGAATCCAAGTCCGATGGCGTCATGACATCTGATGCTGAGATGTGGAACGGTAGATTTGCCATGTTGGGTTTGGTTGCGTTGGCCTGCACCGAGTATGTCTCGGGTGGAACCCTTCTGTAG
- the LOC133704332 gene encoding early light-induced protein 1, chloroplastic-like has protein sequence MATSTVMQTVLASPVARSLVKNRSRVSNLFSATYVPRLRGSASKRVQCKAELDEQNMSAEPSPPPKPKVSTKFSDVLAFSGPAPERINGRLAMIGFVAAMAVELSKGQDLFSQISNGGVSWFLGTSILLSVASLIPLFKGVSAESKSDGVMTSDAEMWNGRFAMLGLVALAFTEFVSGRTLL, from the exons ATGGCCACATCAACAGTCATGCAGACCGTCCTTGCATCTCCAGTAGCCAGAAGTCTGGTGAAAAACCGGTCTCGAGTGAGCAACTTGTTTTCTGCTACGTATGTGCCACGATTACGTGGCAGTGCTAGCAAACGGGTGCAGTGCAAGGCCGAGCTG GATGAGCAGAATATGTCAGCAGAGCCAAGCCCTCCTCCTAAGCCAAAG GTCAGCACAAAATTCTCCGATGTGTTGGCATTTAGCGGACCCGCACCAGAGAGGATCAATGGCAGGCTTGCCATGATAGGCTTTGTCGCTGCAATGGCAGTGGAACTGTCCAAGGGCCAAGACCTTTTTTCTCAGATATCTAACGGTGGAGTCTCGTGGTTCTTGGGAACAAGTATTCTGCTCTCTGTCGCGTCTTTGATCCCACTATTCAAAGGGGTCAGCGCGGAATCCAAGTCAGATGGCGTCATGACATCTGATGCTGAGATGTGGAACGGTAGATTTGCCATGTTGGGTTTGGTTGCGTTGGCCTTCACCGAGTTTGTCTCTGGTAGAACGCTTCTGTAG
- the LOC133704098 gene encoding heat stress transcription factor A-6b-like, with translation MASTAIPQPMEGLRDSVPPPFLTKTYDIIEDASTNHIVSWSRGNNSFIIWDPQAFSTSLLPRYFKHNNFSSFVRQLNTYGFRKVDPDRWEFANEGFLRGKKHLLKSIRRRKAPQTLTSQQALEACVEVGTFGLDGEVNRLRRDKQVLMVELVKLRQQQQTTKACLQLIEQKLKRTENKQQQMMSFLARAMQNPNFVQQLAQQKEMRKELEEAISKKRRRPIDQGSSNFEVAEFGHGEGVGTFVKIEHQEFGDLSEFDVPEFHNPAMNMQGLSENQLINLVEERIEKGEEHGNKGNEIDEGFWEDLLNEDIIDEEIAVLGSEGEDEEDVSVLVEQLGYLGSSTE, from the exons ATGGCATCTACAGCTATTCCACAACCAATGGAGGGACTCCGTGACTCGGTTCCTCCACCATTTCTCACCAAAACTTATGATATAATAGAAGATGCAAGCACAAACCATATTGTTTCTTGGAGTAGAGGTAACAACAGCTTTATTATTTGGGATCCCCAAGCCTTTTCCACGAGTCTCCTCCCTAGATACTTCAAGCACAACAATTTCTCTAGCTTTGTTAGGCAGCTTAACACATAT GGGTTTAGAAAGGTTGATCCAGATAGATGGGAGTTTGCCAATGAAGGGTTTCTCAGAGGGAAAAAACATCTTCTCAAGAGTATTAGGAGGAGAAAAGCTCCTCAAACACTAACTTCTCAGCAAGCTCTAGAGGCTTGTGTTGAAGTTGGAACATTTGGACTAGATGGGGAAGTGAATCGATTAAGGCGAGACAAGCAAGTACTAATGGTGGAACTGGTGAAGCTTAGACAACAACAACAGACTACTAAAGCTTGCCTTCAACTTATTGaacaaaaacttaaaaggaCTGAGAATAAGCAGCAACAGATGATGAGTTTCTTGGCTAGAGCAATGCAAAATCCCAACTTTGTGCAGCAACTAGCCCAACAAAAGGAAATgaggaaagaacttgaagaggcGATTAGTAAAAAGAGAAGGCGACCGATTGATCAAGGGAGTAGTAATTTTGAGGTTGCAGAATTCGGCCATGGCGAGGGAGTAGGAACATTTGTTAAGATTGAACATCAGGAGTTTGGTGATCTTTCTGAGTTTGACGTTCCAGAATTTCACAATCCGGCAATGAACATGCAAGGACTAAGTGAAAACCAACTGATCAACTTGGTAGAAGAACGTATTGAGAAAGGAGAAGAACATGGAAATAAAGGTAACGAAATTGATGAGGGTTTCTGGGAAGATTTATTGAACGAGGATATTATTGACGAAGAAATAGCAGTATTGGGTAGCGAAGGTGAAGACGAGGAAGATGTAAGCGTGTTGGTTGAGCAGCTTGGTTACTTGGGTTCCAGTACAGAGTAG
- the LOC133704916 gene encoding perakine reductase-like: MEEKPHIQIPRVKLGSQGLEVSRLGFGCGGLSGIYNAPLSHEDGCLILKEVYSRGITFFDTSDLYGDHHDNEFMIGKALKQLPREKIQLATKFGIIRLEGLQFTVKGTPEYVRQCCEASLKRLGVDYIDLYYQHRVDVSVPIEDTMGELKKLVQEGKIKYVGLSEASVDTIRRAHAVHPITAVEMEYSLWSREIEEDVLPICRELGIGTVAYSPLGRGFFAGKAVVESLPNESTLAMHPRFSGENIEKNKVIYARLSDLASKHSCTPPQLALAWLLHQGEDVIPIPGTTKLKNLDNNIGSLAVKLTTEDLKEILDAVPVDEVGGEREYSVFSNYLYKFANTPAQ, encoded by the exons GTTTCCAGATTGGGTTTTGGATGTGGGGGACTCTCTGGAATTTACAATGCTCCTCTCTCCCACGAAGATGGATGCTTAATTTTAAAGGAAGTTTATTCTAGGGGTATCACTTTCTTTGACACATCGGATTTATATGGAGATCATCATGACAATGAGTTCATGATTGGAAAG GCTTTAAAGCAGCTTCCTCGAGAAAAGATTCAATTAGCAACGAAATTTGGTATTATAAGGCTCGAAGGGTTACAGTTCACAGTCAAAGGTACCCCAGAATATGTTCGGCAATGCTGTGAAGCTAGTCTTAAGCGCCTTGGTGTGGACTACATTGATCTATATTATCAGCATCGCGTGGACGTTTCAGTTCCAATAGAGGATACT ATGGGAGAGCTGAAGAAGCTAGTACAAGAAGGAAAGATTAAGTACGTTGGACTATCTGAAGCTAGTGTAGACACGATCAGGAGAGCACATGCTGTCCATCCTATAACAGCCGTGGAAATGGAGTACTCCCTGTGGAGTCGTGAAATAGAAGAGGACGTACTTCCGATCTGCCG AGAGCTTGGTATCGGGACAGTGGCATATAGCCCTCTTGGCCGGGGATTCTTTGCTGGGAAGGCAGTTGTGGAGAGCTTGCCCAATGAGAGTACACTG GCTATGCATCCGCGGTTTTCtggagaaaatattgagaaaaacaaagttatatACGCTCGTCTTTCTGACTTGGCCTCAAAGCATTCCTGCACTCCACCTCAACTAGCTCTGGCATGGCTTCTCCACCAGGGAGAGGACGTAATTCCAATTCCCG GGACAACTAAGCTGAAGAACCTTGATAACAATATTGGATCCTTGGCAGTGAAGCTAACAACAGAGGACTTGAAAGAAATTCTTGATGCTGTACCAGTTGATGAAGTGGGCGGTGAAAGAGAATatagtgtgttttctaattaCCTCTACAAGTTTGCCAATACCCCAGCCCAGTGA